A single region of the Triticum dicoccoides isolate Atlit2015 ecotype Zavitan chromosome 2B, WEW_v2.0, whole genome shotgun sequence genome encodes:
- the LOC119360662 gene encoding uncharacterized protein LOC119360662 has product MVRKKVPLQYIGEDSTRCCTYEPRRNYLTKKVGELGILCNTKACVLVYDEGASEPYVYPSHAEAVEILNRYKAMPNMPQFKKMMSQSLVERIAKTNPQLPAGGQPPVFQPQVPYVTGSADMGCPPMYQVPPQQQAGGQLPVFQPQAPYIVGSADMGPPPMYQAPPHQQDGWKPPAFQPQAQYITGSIDMGPPPMYHALQQQEGWRNMVTSEGDHSALVYNRNGYCTSVHDGAGTSSSASFPLDDMMSFLDDMEFEL; this is encoded by the exons ATGGTTCGCAAGAAGGTGCCCCTCCAGTACATCGGCGAGGACTCCACCCGTTGTTGTACCTACGAGCCGCGTCGCAACTACCTAACGAAGAAGGTAGGCGAGCTAGGCATCCTATGCAACACCAAGGCCTGTGTTCTGGTGTATGACGAGGGCGCATCGGAGCCGTATGTTTACCCGTCCCATGCCGAGGCGGTGGAAATCCTGAATCGGTACAAGGCCATGCCGAACATGCCACAGTTCAAGAAGATGATGAGCCAG AGCCTCGTTGAGCGCATCGCTAAAACCAACCCGCAGCTACCG GCGGGCGGGCAGCCACCGGTATTCCAGCCCCAGGTGCCATACGTCACCGGCAGTGCTGACATGGGATGTCCCCCGATGTATCAAGTGCCGCCGCAGCAGCAGGCGGGCGGGCAGCTACCTGTCTTCCAGCCCCAGGCGCCATACATCGTTGGCAGTGCGGACATGGGTCCTCCACCGATGTATCAGGCGCCACCGCACCAGCAGGACGGCTGGAAGCCACCAGCATTCCAGCCCCAAGCGCAGTACATCACCGGCAGCATCGACATGGGGCCTCCGCCGATGTATCACgcgttgcagcaacaggagggctgGCGTAACATGGTGACATCCGAGGGGGACCACAGTGCCCTGGTCTATAATAGAAATGGCTACTGTACTAGTGTCCATGATGGCGCCGGCACCAGCTCGAGCGCCAGCTTCCCCCTTGATGATATGATGTCATTCTTGGACGATATGGAGTTCGAGTTGTAG